In Sulfuracidifex metallicus DSM 6482 = JCM 9184, a single window of DNA contains:
- a CDS encoding acetate--CoA ligase family protein, translated as MEDLDPLFKPKSIAVIGASRNREKVGNVITRNLLSSFRGKIYPVNNKAESVEGLTAYKSVKDIKDDVDLGIISVPREAAVEVMEELGEKGVKASIVITAGFREVGGEGVKLEEELIHTALKYSIRFLGPNTMGLVSPEYNGTFAFADMRRGNIALVVQSGGIGAYMLDWAHKSRTGISYLVTMGNQADVKEYEVIQYLSEDPETKAIFAYVEGISDGEKFLEVMPESTKKKPVVFIKGGITSKGAKAAMSHTGSLAGSFDVFKAAVKTTGGILIEDFRDFLNLTKLVESSEPLKPEILVVTNSGGHGVLTSDAIERNNMTMITLPSRIEEELKKILPPTSSVRNPLDLTGDAGKDRYTEALKLVSDLDCTKVVIAESLPFLSTVEVAKAVLPFKGKGIVGVFMGGDEEFSSRIMESADIPCFNFPEDAVKSIRYLTSRVPPRKKIRISQPMESALELVKDKEFLKDYESMKLMEIYGIRTPKWSIVEDVDSAEKEADRIGYPLVMKISADSPVHKTEMKGVYMNVEKEQVKQIYQTLSKITKRVMLQEQLNGMEVFVGGIKDPVFGHTVVVGSGGIYVEVLKNVSYGICPVDEDEALDILKESKVYDMLNARKRGYDSGSVIRTITSVSRMMLDLNIKEMDINPLIVNEKGAFAVDVRLILK; from the coding sequence ATGGAAGATCTAGATCCGTTGTTTAAACCTAAGAGCATAGCCGTTATAGGAGCTTCTAGAAATAGGGAAAAGGTAGGAAACGTAATAACAAGAAACTTGTTATCATCTTTTAGAGGAAAGATTTACCCTGTAAATAACAAGGCAGAATCCGTTGAGGGACTTACAGCATACAAGTCAGTGAAGGACATAAAGGACGACGTTGATTTAGGAATCATTTCAGTTCCTAGAGAAGCCGCTGTAGAGGTCATGGAGGAGCTAGGGGAAAAGGGGGTAAAAGCTTCGATAGTTATCACAGCGGGTTTTAGGGAGGTAGGAGGAGAAGGAGTAAAACTGGAGGAAGAATTAATTCATACAGCATTAAAATATTCAATAAGATTTCTTGGACCTAATACTATGGGGTTAGTTTCTCCCGAATACAACGGTACTTTTGCATTCGCAGATATGAGAAGAGGAAACATAGCTCTGGTAGTACAGAGCGGCGGAATAGGCGCATACATGTTAGACTGGGCTCACAAAAGTAGAACCGGAATAAGCTATTTAGTTACAATGGGGAACCAAGCTGATGTAAAGGAGTACGAGGTGATTCAGTATCTATCGGAGGATCCAGAGACGAAAGCTATTTTCGCTTACGTAGAGGGAATCTCGGATGGCGAAAAATTCCTTGAAGTTATGCCTGAGTCGACTAAGAAGAAGCCCGTTGTTTTCATTAAAGGTGGAATAACTAGTAAGGGAGCTAAGGCTGCAATGTCTCATACCGGAAGTCTAGCAGGATCATTTGACGTGTTCAAGGCTGCAGTAAAGACCACTGGAGGAATATTAATAGAGGACTTTCGAGATTTCTTGAACCTAACGAAGCTGGTGGAATCGTCGGAGCCATTAAAACCTGAAATTCTAGTCGTGACTAACTCTGGAGGTCATGGAGTCCTAACCTCAGACGCCATAGAGAGGAACAACATGACTATGATAACTTTACCATCTAGGATTGAGGAGGAACTTAAGAAGATACTTCCTCCAACTAGTTCAGTAAGGAATCCGCTAGATCTGACAGGAGACGCTGGAAAGGATAGATACACTGAGGCACTGAAGTTGGTCAGTGATTTAGACTGTACTAAGGTAGTAATAGCGGAATCGCTTCCTTTCCTAAGCACAGTAGAGGTCGCAAAGGCAGTTCTTCCATTTAAGGGAAAAGGAATAGTTGGAGTTTTCATGGGAGGCGATGAGGAATTCTCTTCAAGGATCATGGAGTCAGCTGATATTCCATGTTTCAATTTTCCAGAAGACGCAGTAAAATCTATTCGTTATTTAACGTCGAGAGTTCCACCTAGGAAGAAGATAAGGATATCGCAGCCCATGGAATCAGCGTTGGAGTTAGTAAAGGACAAGGAATTTCTCAAGGACTACGAATCCATGAAGTTAATGGAAATTTACGGTATTAGGACTCCTAAATGGAGCATAGTTGAGGACGTGGACTCGGCCGAAAAGGAAGCTGATAGGATTGGATACCCATTGGTCATGAAAATATCAGCAGATTCTCCTGTCCATAAGACTGAAATGAAAGGAGTATATATGAACGTTGAGAAGGAACAAGTTAAACAGATCTATCAGACGTTAAGCAAGATTACCAAAAGAGTCATGTTACAGGAACAGCTTAACGGTATGGAGGTTTTCGTTGGAGGAATTAAGGATCCAGTTTTTGGTCACACTGTGGTAGTTGGAAGCGGAGGAATATATGTGGAGGTGTTAAAGAACGTCAGTTATGGTATATGTCCAGTAGATGAAGATGAAGCTCTAGACATTCTAAAGGAAAGTAAAGTTTACGATATGCTTAATGCAAGGAAGAGAGGGTATGATTCAGGAAGTGTAATACGAACTATTACTTCTGTGTCAAGAATGATGTTAGACCTAAACATAAAGGAAATGGACATAAATCCTCTAATAGTGAATGAAAAGGGTGCGTTTGCAGTAGACGTAAGGTTAATATTGAAATAG
- a CDS encoding AbrB/MazE/SpoVT family DNA-binding domain-containing protein: protein MSAEEVVKVSRNYQVTIPAKIRQKFQVKEGDLVKVIFDEKEGTVRIVPLKTV, encoded by the coding sequence ATGTCAGCTGAAGAAGTAGTGAAAGTATCAAGAAATTATCAAGTCACTATACCAGCAAAAATAAGGCAGAAGTTTCAGGTTAAGGAAGGAGACTTAGTTAAAGTAATATTCGACGAAAAAGAAGGTACAGTAAGAATAGTTCCACTGAAAACCGTTTAA
- a CDS encoding nucleoside hydrolase, producing MRHFIIDCDTAEDDVASIFMLSKYGMKLDAVTIVEGNVSFQQQITNALWALEQVGYKDVPVFPGSKRPIVKNFSTVEEVHGKSGLGEITPSSKRKPENKHAVQAIIELSHQFKGELEILAISPLTNLALAYLLDNTLPERIKKVWIMGGTAFSHGNITPVAEYNFWVDPDAARIVFNAGFNTTMVPWDVVIKYTIDDNEWNQIKNMRTRLSELYVKMFSHYRQYDKEVQKLDGHPHPDLLTTAAAINPEITEITKKEYVVIDNSDSLTRGMTLIDHFDSDRPWSNSPNTEIVYSIKKEILLDMIKKMLSE from the coding sequence ATGAGACATTTCATAATAGATTGTGATACCGCTGAAGATGACGTAGCAAGCATCTTCATGCTTTCTAAATATGGAATGAAATTGGATGCAGTAACCATAGTTGAGGGAAACGTTTCCTTTCAACAACAGATTACTAACGCACTATGGGCATTGGAACAAGTTGGATATAAAGACGTGCCAGTTTTCCCTGGAAGCAAAAGGCCTATAGTGAAGAATTTCTCTACGGTAGAAGAAGTACATGGTAAGAGTGGACTAGGTGAGATAACTCCGTCAAGTAAAAGAAAACCAGAAAACAAACATGCAGTACAAGCTATAATCGAGCTATCTCATCAATTTAAAGGAGAATTAGAGATACTTGCTATTTCTCCTCTAACAAACTTAGCCTTAGCTTACTTACTAGACAACACCCTCCCAGAAAGAATAAAGAAGGTATGGATAATGGGTGGTACGGCATTTTCCCACGGTAACATAACTCCAGTGGCTGAGTATAATTTCTGGGTAGATCCAGACGCTGCAAGAATAGTCTTCAATGCTGGTTTTAACACTACAATGGTTCCGTGGGACGTAGTGATCAAATACACAATCGACGACAATGAATGGAATCAAATAAAAAATATGAGAACTCGTCTTTCCGAGCTCTACGTTAAGATGTTTTCACATTACAGGCAGTACGATAAAGAAGTTCAGAAGTTGGACGGTCATCCTCATCCTGACTTACTTACCACTGCAGCAGCAATTAATCCAGAAATTACAGAAATTACTAAAAAGGAATATGTAGTTATAGATAATTCCGATTCACTAACTAGAGGTATGACATTGATAGATCATTTCGACTCAGATAGACCTTGGTCTAACTCGCCTAATACAGAAATAGTTTACAGCATAAAAAAAGAAATTTTACTTGATATGATTAAGAAAATGTTATCAGAGTGA
- the leuS gene encoding leucine--tRNA ligase: MESEFFNSIAEKWQTFWEENKVFQIDAGNDRSKKKFITVPFPYTNSPMHIGHGRTYISADVYARYLRMKGFNVLFPFAFQFTGTPILAVADAIKRGDIEMIESFSSLYNIPKEKIKEMEDPYRLAEYFKNEMEKTAKRLGLSIDWRRSFTTTQEEFQDFVQWQFRKLKKEGYLVSGSDVVGFCPSDNFPVGMHDTKGDVEPEIEDLDIIFFEGDNFMFPVATSRPETLFGSVAIAIGKDSYMIVEEEGKSTKRYVISKNAFYKISFQKKLKKIREISPEELESMNARNPITGKEIRIIKGKFVDPSFGTGLVMLVPAHDPFHLIMARDAGIQEVIPIISTPDLPEIPSIGIDTEDPAELKDYADSIYRTEFYKGVVRDDVTQMVPEFMRQKVKDYVAGRKVMDARRNIIELLRTVDRYDELYEIINGPIYCRCGAEIVVKRIENQWFLIYDDPKWKNDTLRALNHINFIPPEIRKDFERAIFNMRRRAVGRSRGIGVKLPWDESQIIDSLSDSTIYTAFYTISHLIRGKKISDEILDYVMLGKGNPLELAKESQISIEEIKRMREEFEYWYPVDSRHSGRDLVQNHLPFYIYNHLAIFGEEMLPRQIVLNGFIRVGGKKMSKSLRNIYPLEKAISEFGVDPVRVALTTSSQIIQDTDFEPKVVESVSEQLKKIFGLVSKMVELHGEAEIRSTADKWLSTLIRRRISEIDNYYAKMMFKDAFNLVIYTIYEDIKDYTEMGDQLNPTLLKKVASAWIRMMSPVVPHLAEELWSKGFQGLVSTQPFPTEDEFNEYEETEFQVEYLKNLIESIREVENVISKEPEKIILYVDSDKERKEIVRRSLEFLNQGKGVRDFVMEVKGDETDLENIYRRMEQYDRKFRILLLKYLDTDEMKILADNVNFLIRKLNVTEISIFDSRDPMSPDVKGKKNTAVPFSPSVVII; the protein is encoded by the coding sequence ATGGAATCAGAGTTTTTTAATTCAATCGCAGAAAAGTGGCAAACCTTCTGGGAAGAAAACAAGGTATTCCAAATAGATGCAGGAAACGATAGATCTAAGAAGAAGTTCATAACTGTCCCTTTTCCTTATACAAACAGCCCAATGCATATAGGACACGGAAGGACTTACATCTCAGCTGATGTATACGCTAGATATTTGAGAATGAAGGGTTTCAACGTACTATTCCCCTTTGCCTTTCAGTTCACTGGAACTCCAATCCTAGCTGTTGCAGATGCTATTAAAAGAGGGGATATAGAGATGATAGAGTCTTTCTCTAGCCTGTATAATATTCCCAAGGAAAAAATAAAGGAAATGGAAGATCCGTACAGATTAGCGGAATACTTCAAAAATGAAATGGAGAAAACTGCGAAGAGGTTAGGCTTAAGCATTGACTGGAGGAGATCCTTCACGACAACCCAGGAAGAGTTCCAAGATTTCGTTCAATGGCAATTTAGAAAATTAAAGAAAGAAGGTTACCTAGTATCAGGTTCTGACGTAGTGGGATTCTGTCCATCTGATAACTTCCCTGTAGGCATGCATGACACTAAGGGAGATGTGGAACCAGAAATAGAAGACTTAGATATAATATTTTTTGAGGGAGATAATTTCATGTTTCCGGTTGCCACTTCAAGACCTGAGACATTATTCGGTTCAGTAGCAATAGCCATTGGAAAAGACAGTTATATGATAGTGGAAGAGGAAGGTAAATCTACAAAAAGATATGTTATATCTAAAAATGCTTTCTATAAAATATCATTTCAGAAAAAATTGAAGAAAATAAGGGAAATTTCTCCAGAAGAGTTAGAAAGCATGAATGCTAGAAACCCCATCACCGGCAAGGAAATCAGGATAATTAAGGGAAAATTCGTTGATCCTTCCTTTGGAACTGGTTTAGTGATGCTTGTTCCAGCCCACGATCCATTTCATCTGATAATGGCTAGAGACGCAGGAATACAAGAGGTAATTCCAATTATATCTACCCCCGATTTGCCGGAAATACCTTCCATAGGGATAGACACAGAAGATCCTGCTGAACTGAAGGACTACGCCGATTCCATATATAGAACTGAATTCTACAAGGGAGTCGTAAGGGACGACGTAACCCAGATGGTTCCCGAATTCATGAGACAGAAGGTAAAGGATTACGTTGCAGGGAGAAAGGTCATGGATGCTAGACGAAACATTATTGAACTGCTTAGAACCGTGGATAGGTATGATGAATTATACGAAATAATCAACGGTCCCATATACTGTAGGTGCGGAGCCGAAATAGTAGTCAAGAGAATAGAGAACCAATGGTTTCTAATCTACGATGATCCGAAATGGAAAAACGACACTCTGAGGGCTTTAAATCACATAAATTTCATACCTCCTGAAATAAGGAAGGACTTCGAAAGGGCTATTTTTAACATGAGAAGAAGGGCAGTAGGCAGATCTAGAGGAATAGGAGTTAAACTTCCATGGGATGAAAGTCAAATTATAGACAGTCTCAGCGATTCTACAATATATACTGCATTTTATACAATTTCTCACTTAATTAGAGGAAAGAAAATCAGCGACGAGATTCTAGATTACGTTATGCTAGGTAAGGGGAATCCGTTGGAGTTAGCCAAGGAATCTCAGATTTCTATAGAAGAGATAAAGAGAATGAGGGAGGAGTTCGAATATTGGTATCCTGTTGATTCAAGACATAGTGGAAGAGACCTAGTGCAGAATCACCTTCCCTTCTACATTTACAATCACTTGGCAATCTTTGGAGAAGAAATGCTTCCTAGACAGATCGTTCTAAACGGCTTCATAAGGGTTGGAGGGAAGAAGATGAGCAAAAGCCTGCGAAATATATATCCACTTGAGAAAGCAATAAGCGAGTTCGGTGTTGACCCAGTGAGGGTAGCTTTAACGACTTCATCACAAATAATTCAAGATACAGACTTTGAACCTAAGGTGGTAGAAAGCGTATCTGAGCAGTTGAAAAAGATCTTTGGACTTGTATCTAAAATGGTAGAGCTTCATGGCGAAGCTGAGATAAGGAGTACAGCAGATAAATGGCTCTCGACGCTAATAAGAAGAAGGATCTCTGAAATAGATAATTATTATGCCAAGATGATGTTTAAGGATGCATTTAATCTCGTAATTTACACAATTTATGAGGACATAAAGGACTATACCGAAATGGGAGATCAACTTAATCCCACTTTGCTTAAGAAGGTAGCCTCAGCGTGGATAAGGATGATGTCGCCTGTGGTACCTCACCTCGCTGAGGAGTTATGGTCTAAAGGTTTCCAAGGTCTAGTTTCAACTCAGCCATTTCCTACTGAAGATGAATTTAATGAATATGAAGAAACAGAATTCCAAGTTGAATATCTTAAAAACCTGATAGAAAGCATAAGGGAAGTAGAGAACGTAATTTCGAAGGAACCAGAGAAAATAATATTATATGTAGATAGCGACAAAGAAAGAAAAGAGATCGTGAGAAGATCTCTAGAATTCCTTAACCAGGGCAAGGGAGTAAGAGACTTCGTAATGGAAGTGAAAGGAGATGAGACTGATCTGGAAAATATATATAGAAGAATGGAGCAATACGACAGAAAGTTCCGCATTCTTCTTTTAAAATACCTAGATACAGATGAAATGAAAATATTAGCAGATAATGTAAACTTCCTAATTAGAAAACTTAATGTTACTGAGATTTCTATATTTGACTCTAGAGATCCAATGTCTCCAGACGTTAAGGGAAAGAAGAATACTGCGGTTCCGTTTTCCCCATCCGTCGTTATTATATAA
- a CDS encoding transferase, with protein sequence MVGVGKIPIDDAKVYLDGSLLPDAKVYVHIKGYSRARVTHVDVEHQSLKKVILPRHSDYPSVKWGSRVEISVKGHVVVIESETLGKIIKMDGNLYVGGKGKGIFLGFHKDQIRSLESFGESKGFPPIKRSS encoded by the coding sequence ATGGTTGGAGTCGGCAAAATTCCCATAGACGACGCGAAAGTTTACTTGGATGGATCCCTTCTGCCTGACGCAAAAGTTTACGTGCACATAAAGGGATATAGCAGGGCAAGGGTAACACACGTAGATGTAGAGCATCAGTCCTTAAAGAAGGTTATATTGCCTAGGCATAGCGATTATCCATCTGTAAAGTGGGGGAGCAGGGTAGAAATTTCAGTCAAAGGTCACGTTGTAGTTATAGAGAGCGAAACTTTAGGTAAAATCATAAAGATGGACGGCAACCTTTACGTTGGAGGAAAGGGAAAAGGAATATTCTTAGGTTTTCATAAAGATCAAATAAGATCCCTTGAATCCTTTGGAGAGAGTAAAGGTTTCCCTCCGATTAAGCGTTCCTCCTAG
- a CDS encoding FAD-binding oxidoreductase, whose amino-acid sequence MDIQRDLSKLGLMLGDPEKYAEDMGYFKGKPEAVVIARGVEDVRKTLEIAREKAIKVTPWGKGTSVTGAAITNGGILIDLSNMNKILEFSDEDWTIHVEAGVVLDDINKFLKPRGFFFPPDPASSFMCSVGGATSEGSGGMHCVKYGTMKDWVLAVKVVLPNGEVVKIGEPLQKNRVGYDLVHLMVGSEGTLGIITEVWLKVIPIPDYKVLRVLAFFNKEDDISRTIINLRKNRIQPEIAEYMDSKVLEALKKSFNIETEGVGALLIDIPEFSLEKLKESLHNSILVKIAENEDEKEELYKARSFAYLAIKATSKYSMSEDIVVPVSKLPKVFKKIRELEGKYQISSPILGHIGDGNLHPVITYDDDSKDRAMEFFKELCEYVIDEGGSVTGEHGVGIQKRELAIEQIKKHNGDEVLRLMKKIKDVFDDKGIMNPTKQVV is encoded by the coding sequence ATGGATATTCAAAGAGATCTAAGCAAGTTGGGTTTGATGCTCGGAGATCCAGAGAAGTACGCAGAGGACATGGGGTACTTCAAGGGAAAGCCAGAAGCGGTTGTAATAGCTAGAGGCGTTGAAGACGTAAGGAAAACTCTCGAAATAGCCAGGGAAAAGGCAATAAAAGTAACACCTTGGGGTAAAGGAACAAGCGTCACTGGAGCTGCGATAACTAATGGTGGTATATTAATAGATCTATCAAACATGAATAAGATACTCGAATTCAGCGACGAGGACTGGACCATACACGTTGAAGCAGGAGTCGTCTTAGATGACATAAATAAATTCCTAAAACCTAGAGGTTTCTTCTTCCCTCCTGATCCTGCAAGCAGTTTCATGTGTTCAGTAGGCGGTGCAACATCTGAAGGGTCAGGGGGAATGCATTGTGTTAAGTACGGAACTATGAAGGACTGGGTCTTAGCAGTTAAGGTAGTTCTGCCAAACGGAGAGGTAGTCAAAATAGGAGAACCGCTACAAAAAAACAGAGTTGGTTACGATCTAGTACATCTAATGGTGGGAAGCGAAGGTACATTAGGAATAATAACAGAGGTTTGGCTTAAAGTAATTCCAATACCAGACTACAAGGTATTAAGGGTTCTTGCTTTCTTCAATAAGGAAGATGACATAAGTAGAACAATCATAAATCTCAGAAAGAACAGAATTCAACCAGAAATTGCTGAATATATGGATTCCAAGGTCTTGGAGGCGTTAAAGAAATCCTTTAACATAGAAACTGAAGGAGTAGGGGCTCTTCTAATAGATATACCAGAATTCAGCCTTGAGAAGTTAAAAGAATCGCTTCACAACTCTATATTAGTAAAGATAGCGGAAAACGAAGACGAGAAGGAGGAACTTTACAAGGCTAGATCTTTCGCCTATTTGGCTATTAAAGCGACCTCAAAGTATTCTATGTCTGAAGACATAGTGGTCCCCGTAAGCAAGCTGCCAAAGGTTTTCAAAAAAATAAGGGAACTAGAAGGAAAATATCAAATAAGCTCACCTATACTGGGACACATAGGAGACGGAAACCTTCACCCAGTAATAACCTATGACGATGATAGCAAGGATAGAGCCATGGAATTCTTCAAGGAACTGTGTGAGTACGTTATAGATGAGGGTGGATCGGTAACTGGTGAACATGGTGTTGGAATACAAAAAAGAGAATTAGCTATAGAACAGATCAAAAAGCATAACGGTGATGAAGTCTTAAGGTTAATGAAGAAAATAAAGGATGTCTTCGACGATAAGGGCATCATGAATCCAACAAAGCAGGTAGTATGA
- a CDS encoding 4Fe-4S binding protein: MINVNYYELWAIASLMAVFSIYLIYLVKRGADGIPLIITLYLAGSMIFMFIPLSFYFASPSIYNLAMVLASSSGYMIIGLLPVVYLVTKNSKPRLREKWFVIAAFSIIMVFSEASMGEAFYSALYNNVGNLLLGVQNYWYQATMIAEMSFALIYGFKKLDRGLRTFLAFTLPVMAVSPVALDLHSFVFTAIWLSASFMIVSTVAIYEVLYKERMRASQSTFTAIELMLVYTLMMAGEFTYFLVGSWYLYDFAMLAGMFWFIYRSIQGPSSFKGSYLKDQKLAFSIIVLTFVMEWFMGAVLDFEEGLLSPSIAGFLSSLSLGFISPYSYLGLGAIFDFFSIFGTVTGSVWFLVMMGTEMGLLAVFRIKGLKNKENKVRFILMISAYAIYTLYLPSFSPISNNVGYIPYMWSMGLGTNGPVTASVLLPGIIGTYAVSAILSFMFGSRQICSVTCTAPLMYQGTFYDSTKSFNRTSKLGRKTLTSRLKPWFKFIILGVWTIYLTSAIISYLNSANIISFTIFGNDVTVFLYTFFFNFLWYIVFISIPFMGTYACATQGWCSWGSFNQAVSSLGFWRLKVKDPKTCLNCKTVDCANACPTGLTDMRSSFIKKGEFKSFKCIGVGDCVEACPYDNILFYDVRHWLKEKIKKLEKQNKLG, encoded by the coding sequence ATGATTAACGTTAACTATTATGAACTTTGGGCTATTGCATCTTTGATGGCAGTCTTTTCAATTTATCTCATTTACTTAGTTAAACGTGGTGCTGATGGAATACCTTTGATAATAACACTTTACTTGGCTGGAAGCATGATATTCATGTTCATTCCACTCTCCTTTTACTTTGCGTCTCCTTCAATCTACAATCTGGCAATGGTTTTAGCTTCAAGTAGCGGTTACATGATTATAGGACTATTGCCTGTGGTTTATTTAGTCACGAAGAACTCTAAGCCCAGACTTAGAGAGAAATGGTTCGTAATTGCAGCTTTCTCCATTATAATGGTTTTTAGCGAAGCTTCTATGGGAGAAGCCTTCTACTCGGCTCTCTATAACAACGTAGGGAACTTATTGCTTGGAGTTCAAAACTATTGGTATCAGGCTACTATGATCGCTGAAATGAGTTTCGCCCTAATTTACGGTTTTAAGAAACTAGATCGAGGTCTGAGAACTTTCTTAGCCTTCACTTTACCAGTAATGGCAGTTTCTCCTGTAGCCCTAGATCTTCATTCATTTGTGTTTACCGCAATTTGGTTATCGGCATCTTTCATGATAGTTTCTACGGTGGCAATTTACGAAGTCTTATATAAGGAAAGAATGAGAGCGTCTCAGTCAACCTTTACCGCAATAGAGTTAATGTTAGTTTATACATTAATGATGGCTGGAGAGTTCACCTATTTTCTGGTCGGTTCTTGGTATCTTTACGATTTTGCAATGCTTGCGGGTATGTTCTGGTTCATCTATAGAAGTATCCAAGGTCCATCCTCATTCAAGGGAAGTTACTTGAAGGACCAAAAACTGGCTTTCTCAATTATTGTGTTAACGTTCGTAATGGAGTGGTTTATGGGCGCAGTTCTAGATTTCGAAGAGGGATTATTATCCCCCAGCATAGCCGGATTTCTGTCTTCCCTTTCCTTAGGTTTTATTTCACCTTACTCTTACCTAGGTCTTGGAGCTATTTTCGATTTCTTTTCTATATTTGGAACAGTCACTGGTTCCGTTTGGTTCCTCGTGATGATGGGAACCGAAATGGGCTTGCTTGCAGTATTTAGAATAAAAGGTCTCAAGAATAAGGAAAACAAGGTAAGATTTATACTGATGATAAGTGCATACGCGATTTATACCTTATATCTGCCTTCTTTCTCTCCCATTTCTAATAACGTAGGTTATATACCATACATGTGGAGCATGGGTTTAGGCACTAATGGTCCAGTTACTGCATCAGTTCTTCTACCAGGAATAATAGGAACGTATGCGGTATCAGCTATTCTTTCATTCATGTTCGGTTCCAGACAGATTTGCTCCGTTACATGTACTGCCCCCCTAATGTATCAGGGGACTTTCTACGATTCTACAAAGTCATTCAACAGAACGTCAAAGTTAGGAAGGAAGACTCTTACATCACGCTTGAAGCCTTGGTTTAAATTCATAATCCTTGGTGTGTGGACTATATATTTGACATCTGCAATAATATCTTACCTTAACTCAGCTAATATTATATCATTTACTATATTTGGTAACGATGTTACAGTTTTCCTTTACACTTTCTTTTTTAACTTCCTTTGGTACATTGTATTCATATCCATTCCTTTCATGGGAACTTATGCATGTGCAACACAAGGTTGGTGTAGCTGGGGCTCATTCAACCAAGCAGTATCGTCATTAGGGTTCTGGAGACTTAAAGTGAAAGATCCTAAGACTTGCTTAAACTGTAAAACTGTAGATTGTGCAAATGCATGTCCAACTGGTCTTACCGACATGAGGTCTTCCTTCATAAAGAAGGGTGAATTTAAATCCTTCAAATGTATAGGGGTAGGTGACTGCGTAGAGGCATGTCCATACGATAACATTCTGTTCTATGACGTAAGGCATTGGTTAAAAGAAAAAATAAAGAAACTGGAGAAACAAAACAAACTTGGTTAA